The DNA sequence ATCATCCGCGACCAGATCGCTCCTCGGTTCCGCTCGAACGACTACGGCGGCGGCATCGCGGCGGGCGTCAATGCGCTCATGGCGGCGACTCAGGGCGAGTACCAGGCGGAACCGCAGTCGCTTGATCTGCGTCGAGAGGGACGAGGCGTGCGATCCATCGTGCCGATCATCGTCCTGATTCTGATTGTCGTCGTGGTGTCGCAGAAGCGACGTCAGTTCACGATCGGCGGGCGCGGCGGACCGTGGAGTGGATTCGGCGGATTCGGAGGATTTGGCGGCGGCGGTGGTGGGTTCGGAGGAGGAGGAGGCGGATTTGGGGGCGGCGGAGGCGGTGGATTCGGAGGAGGCGGCGCCTCCGGAGGTTGGTAGGCAGGACCATGGTTGAACGATTCCGATTGGGCGGCGACGACCGGAAGAAGCTGCGGTTGGCGATCGCCGACTTCGAGCGGCGCACCAGCGCAGAGATGAAGGTCTCCATTCTGAACCGGGCAAAGGGCGACCCCTGGGAAGCCGCAGTCGGTGAGTTCGCGCGGCTCGGGCTGTCCAAGACGAAGCAACGGAACGCGGTTCTCGTGTGCGTGATGCCTCGCATCCGAAAGGTCGTTGTCCTCGGCGACGAAGGGATCCACAATGCAGTCTCCGACGGGACGTGGGATCGCATCGTGGAACTCGTCCTCAACGAGTTCCGCCAAGGTCGGTACTTCGACGGCCTGGCGAACGCGATCCGAGAAGTCGGCGGGCTGCTCGCTACCCACTTCCCGCATCAAGCAGATGACGTCGATGAGATCCCCGACGACATCGTCGTCGGGGACGACGACACGACCGATCCTCCCGACGCCAAGACCTGATATGCTCGGTTCGACCCGCCATGCTGCGACGCACCGGTGACATAGGAGAGGAACGGTCGCTTGAAGGAACTTCGGATTCTGCGCGGCACGAACCCGTACGCGCTGGGTGTGCAGGGCAAGGCGAACGAACCCATCTGCGTCGCGGGGCTGCTCGACCGCGCCCGACGCGATCTGGGGTTCCGCGACATCGAGTACCCGCTGACGGACATCTACGACCGCCTCGAGGCGAACGCGCCACGCGTCGCCATCATCGGCGGTTCCCTCGACCATCCCGCCCACATCGTCGACTGGGATACGACGCTCAAAGCGGCTTACCGTATCTGGAGGAACGGCGGCGTCCCTTTCTACTTCTCGATCCCCGTCATGTGCGACGGGACCGCCCAGAGCAACGCAGGCATGGCTTACTCGCTCCAGTCGCGCAACGCTTCGACGGCGATG is a window from the Candidatus Poribacteria bacterium genome containing:
- a CDS encoding TPM domain-containing protein, whose amino-acid sequence is MVERFRLGGDDRKKLRLAIADFERRTSAEMKVSILNRAKGDPWEAAVGEFARLGLSKTKQRNAVLVCVMPRIRKVVVLGDEGIHNAVSDGTWDRIVELVLNEFRQGRYFDGLANAIREVGGLLATHFPHQADDVDEIPDDIVVGDDDTTDPPDAKT
- a CDS encoding dihydroxy-acid dehydratase, which gives rise to MKELRILRGTNPYALGVQGKANEPICVAGLLDRARRDLGFRDIEYPLTDIYDRLEANAPRVAIIGGSLDHPAHIVDWDTTLKAAYRIWRNGGVPFYFSIPVMCDGTAQSNAGMAYSLQSRNASTAMVVNQMEGQSYHGAFVIQGCDKTPMAVVCALAQLDVTRRRRGEAPVFATFAPAHVLRGGSIPDDLRDELDALAARAESAGHPHLAEELREACRYILQCSSNQAFQGIFERMTQEG